One window of the Pseudomonas knackmussii B13 genome contains the following:
- a CDS encoding response regulator, with protein sequence MDSMLDRPEQEVILVVDDQPDNLMLMSELLMGHYQVRVAASGAKALRVAQSSPAPDLVLLDIMMPEMDGYEVCRRLKADPRTRDIPVIFLTGVVSSADEQRGLDLGAVDYITKPISPPVTLARIRAHLKLKANADFLRDKSEFLELEVRRRTRELQAVQGATLEAMATLCDLRDNPHSRHLLRIEQYMRLLADSLARRDGEASELDLEQIELLARSAQLHDIGKVVVPDRVLLNPGQLSPEDMALMQSHTTAGRDALEAAESRLGMSAEFLRFAKEITYSHHERWDGSGYPQGLLGEQIPLSARLLALIDCYDELPSRHPYQAPLSPEEAQQRIIAASGSHLDPQVVEAFVDVADGFAAIALRYADDDQALGNELQRMADALGESIDMTSTPN encoded by the coding sequence ATGGACAGCATGTTGGATAGGCCGGAACAGGAAGTGATCCTGGTCGTGGACGACCAGCCGGACAATTTGATGCTGATGAGCGAACTGCTCATGGGCCATTACCAGGTCCGCGTCGCCGCCTCCGGCGCCAAGGCGCTGCGGGTGGCGCAGAGCAGCCCGGCGCCGGACCTGGTGCTGCTCGACATCATGATGCCGGAGATGGACGGCTACGAAGTGTGCCGCCGGCTCAAGGCCGACCCGCGGACCCGCGACATCCCGGTGATCTTCCTCACGGGCGTGGTCAGCAGCGCGGACGAGCAGCGTGGCCTCGACCTGGGCGCGGTGGACTACATCACCAAGCCGATCAGCCCGCCGGTGACCCTGGCGCGCATCCGCGCGCACCTGAAGCTGAAGGCCAATGCCGACTTCCTTCGCGACAAGAGCGAGTTCCTCGAACTCGAGGTGCGCCGGCGTACCCGCGAACTGCAGGCGGTGCAGGGTGCCACCCTGGAAGCCATGGCCACGCTCTGCGACCTGCGCGACAACCCGCACAGCCGCCATCTGCTACGCATCGAGCAGTACATGCGGTTGCTCGCCGATTCGCTGGCGCGCCGCGACGGCGAGGCCAGCGAGCTGGACCTGGAACAGATCGAACTGCTGGCGCGCTCGGCGCAACTGCACGACATCGGCAAGGTAGTCGTCCCCGACCGCGTGCTGCTCAACCCGGGGCAGCTCAGCCCGGAGGACATGGCGCTGATGCAGAGCCATACCACTGCCGGGCGCGATGCCCTGGAGGCCGCCGAAAGCCGGCTGGGCATGTCGGCCGAGTTCCTGCGCTTCGCCAAGGAGATCACCTACAGCCACCACGAGCGCTGGGACGGCAGCGGTTATCCCCAGGGCCTGCTGGGCGAGCAGATCCCCCTGTCGGCGCGCCTGCTGGCGCTGATCGACTGCTACGACGAGCTGCCCAGCCGGCATCCGTACCAGGCGCCGCTGAGTCCGGAGGAGGCGCAGCAACGCATAATCGCCGCCAGCGGCAGCCACCTCGATCCGCAAGTGGTCGAGGCTTTCGTCGACGTTGCCGACGGTTTCGCCGCCATCGCCCTGCGCTACGCCGACGACGACCAGGCGCTGGGCAACGAGCTGCAGCGCATGGCCGATGCGCTGGGCGAGTCCATCGACATGACCTCCACACCCAACTAG
- a CDS encoding phosphatase PAP2 family protein, giving the protein MNVWPLITRFGDSSLLLPCALLIYAWLLYRRDYRSAHCWLLPFGLVAAVTVASKLAFMGWGIGIPAWNFTGISGHSMMAASVLPVLCSLLVRGRPAWRLAAAAAGAVLAVLVGVSRLEINVHSPAEVYAGLSVGLCASAVFLGLTLRRLPSLSPLLLVVVLLFGSLQGVTGVRAPTHQMLERIASYMANRDKPYKRGQWAPAIEAQRKAPAA; this is encoded by the coding sequence ATGAATGTCTGGCCCCTGATCACCCGCTTCGGCGACAGCTCGCTCCTCCTGCCCTGCGCCCTGCTCATCTATGCCTGGCTGCTGTACCGCCGGGACTACCGCAGCGCCCACTGCTGGCTGCTGCCGTTCGGCCTGGTCGCCGCTGTCACCGTCGCCTCCAAGCTGGCCTTCATGGGCTGGGGCATCGGCATCCCGGCATGGAATTTCACCGGGATATCCGGGCACAGCATGATGGCCGCCAGCGTGCTGCCGGTGCTCTGCAGCCTGCTGGTACGCGGGCGCCCGGCGTGGCGCCTGGCGGCCGCCGCCGCGGGGGCCGTGCTGGCTGTGCTGGTGGGCGTCTCGCGCCTGGAAATCAACGTGCACTCGCCGGCGGAGGTCTATGCCGGGCTCAGCGTCGGCCTCTGCGCCAGCGCGGTCTTCCTCGGCCTGACCCTGCGCCGCCTGCCGTCGCTGTCGCCGCTGCTGCTGGTCGTCGTCCTGCTGTTCGGCTCGCTGCAGGGCGTCACCGGCGTACGCGCGCCGACCCACCAGATGCTGGAACGCATCGCCAGCTACATGGCCAATCGCGACAAACCCTACAAGCGCGGCCAGTGGGCGCCCGCGATCGAAGCGCAGCGCAAGGCGCCCGCCGCCTGA
- the ada gene encoding bifunctional DNA-binding transcriptional regulator/O6-methylguanine-DNA methyltransferase Ada, translating to MQPAIDSERFWQAVCERDAGFDERFVFSVRSTGIYCRPSCPARRPTRDNVRFHTDPAAAEAAGFRPCKRCTPDGDSPAQRLDALVAAACALLEQAERPPTMDELAARIGLSASHLARAFKERTGLTPRAWAEARRQQRLAAALPQARSVLDAALEAGYSGTRALYEAPAALSPARRRQKGAGEQLRYAIAPCPLGQVLLAATPHGVCALLFGDDAQQLETELRERFAAAELLHDDLGLGAWLGEVLLQLEQPERAASLPLDLHGSAFQLRVWRALTQIPSGETRRYGELAEQLGTHPRAIARACASNPVGLLVPCHRVVGAQGASGGYRWGLSRKLELLRREDEAGAS from the coding sequence ATGCAACCGGCAATCGACAGCGAACGTTTCTGGCAAGCCGTGTGCGAGCGCGACGCCGGCTTCGACGAGCGCTTCGTGTTCTCCGTCCGCTCCACCGGCATCTACTGCCGCCCCAGTTGCCCGGCCCGGCGCCCGACGCGGGACAACGTGCGTTTCCACACCGACCCGGCGGCTGCCGAGGCCGCCGGCTTCCGCCCGTGCAAACGCTGCACGCCCGACGGCGACAGCCCGGCGCAGCGCCTCGACGCCCTGGTCGCCGCCGCCTGCGCGCTGCTGGAGCAGGCCGAACGGCCGCCGACCATGGACGAGCTGGCCGCGCGCATCGGCCTGTCCGCCTCGCACCTGGCGCGCGCCTTCAAAGAGCGCACCGGGCTGACCCCGCGCGCCTGGGCCGAAGCCCGTCGCCAGCAACGCCTGGCCGCCGCACTGCCGCAGGCCCGCTCGGTGCTGGATGCGGCGCTGGAAGCGGGTTACTCCGGCACCCGTGCACTCTATGAAGCACCCGCCGCGTTGAGCCCTGCGCGGCGCCGGCAGAAAGGGGCCGGCGAGCAACTGCGCTACGCCATCGCGCCCTGCCCGCTCGGCCAGGTGCTGCTCGCTGCGACGCCACACGGGGTCTGCGCGCTGCTCTTCGGCGACGATGCGCAGCAGCTGGAAACGGAGCTGCGCGAGCGCTTCGCCGCCGCCGAACTGCTGCATGACGACCTGGGGCTCGGCGCCTGGCTCGGGGAAGTCCTGCTGCAACTGGAGCAACCGGAACGCGCCGCCAGCCTGCCGCTGGACCTGCACGGCAGCGCCTTCCAACTGCGCGTCTGGCGCGCACTCACGCAGATTCCCAGCGGCGAGACGCGGCGCTACGGCGAGCTGGCCGAGCAGTTGGGCACCCATCCGCGCGCCATCGCCCGCGCCTGCGCGAGCAATCCGGTCGGGCTGCTGGTGCCCTGCCACCGCGTGGTCGGCGCCCAGGGCGCCAGCGGCGGCTATCGCTGGGGCCTGTCGCGCAAGCTGGAACTGCTGCGCCGCGAGGACGAGGCCGGAGCATCCTGA
- a CDS encoding ATP-binding protein: MSLALLCSLAHASLVALSADERAWLDAHQTLRVGLYGGGWPPFEMLDNEGHFEGLSADYLNQVAQRLGLRLQPVLLDDWQAVLEAARKGEIDLLPTVARTEERERFLAFTRPYLSTSSLIFARRDSNVRVLDDLSGKRVAVERDFAVHDLLRAAVPGVSFVFTDDSAAALKAVSAGQADAYIGNLISTTYLLSQLNLSNLEVRGDSGLDNSQVRFAVRKELQPLVPLIDRALSSIDDDERQRIHDKWLPSSNPFDWQQLLQAAWPYVAGFFALLTFVLIWNRRLQIQVAERARAEAEEHRQRKTLMALIDSIPDPIWFKDIQGRYLGVNQAFAECLGLRAEDVVGRSDEQLFSDQSRAGRRDRDRQALSAREPFASEGWVVYPDGRRVLFDTLRSAFHDDHGELLGLVGVSRDITARKATEDALGQARDLAEQAARLKSEFLANMSHEIRTPLNIIIGLSHLLEATALDPQQRDYLGKIQGSGQYLLELISDILDLSKVEAGRLEFERIEFDFERLLGELVDLFAIRAAGKGLTLHCELDPKLPARLIGDPLRLRQILMNYGNNALKFTERGELGLDVRVDMEAGDEVWIYFGVSDTGIGLEPAQQERLFESFSQADNSITRRYGGSGLGLAICKRLAEAMGGEVGVSSEAGKGSLFWCRLPLGRVDDAPRLDPQQVQRERPVAPPPLAVEASVPAAPVDDQEVEQVVRRLAHLLAADDPRAGRLLGERASLLRSVFNEGYDSLAASVRRFEFERALENLLMLARERHIRI; the protein is encoded by the coding sequence ATGTCGCTCGCCCTGCTGTGCTCCCTGGCGCATGCCTCCCTGGTGGCGCTCAGTGCCGACGAACGTGCCTGGCTGGATGCGCACCAGACCCTGCGGGTGGGGCTCTATGGGGGCGGTTGGCCGCCGTTCGAGATGCTCGACAACGAAGGACACTTCGAGGGCTTGAGCGCCGACTATCTGAACCAGGTGGCGCAACGCCTCGGGCTGCGCCTGCAACCGGTGCTGCTGGACGACTGGCAAGCGGTGCTGGAAGCCGCGCGCAAAGGCGAGATCGACCTGCTGCCGACAGTGGCGCGCACCGAGGAGCGCGAGCGCTTCCTCGCCTTCACCCGGCCCTACCTGAGCACCAGCAGCCTGATCTTCGCCCGCCGCGACAGCAACGTGCGGGTGCTGGACGACCTCTCCGGCAAGCGCGTCGCGGTGGAGCGCGATTTCGCCGTGCACGACCTGCTGCGCGCGGCAGTGCCCGGTGTGTCCTTCGTCTTCACCGACGACAGCGCCGCCGCGCTCAAGGCCGTGTCGGCCGGGCAGGCTGATGCCTACATCGGCAACCTGATCAGCACCACCTACCTGCTCAGCCAGCTCAACCTGAGCAACCTCGAGGTGCGCGGCGACAGCGGCCTGGACAACAGCCAGGTGCGTTTCGCGGTGCGCAAGGAACTGCAACCCCTGGTGCCGCTGATCGACCGCGCCTTGAGCAGCATCGACGACGACGAGCGCCAGCGCATCCATGACAAGTGGCTGCCGTCGAGCAACCCGTTCGACTGGCAACAGCTGCTGCAGGCGGCCTGGCCTTATGTGGCCGGCTTCTTCGCCTTGCTGACCTTCGTCCTGATCTGGAACCGCCGGCTGCAGATCCAGGTCGCCGAGCGCGCCCGCGCCGAGGCCGAGGAGCACCGCCAGCGCAAGACGCTGATGGCGCTGATCGACTCGATCCCCGACCCGATCTGGTTCAAGGACATCCAGGGCCGCTACCTGGGGGTCAACCAGGCGTTCGCCGAGTGCCTGGGGCTGCGCGCCGAAGACGTGGTCGGCCGCAGCGACGAGCAGCTGTTCAGCGATCAGTCCCGTGCCGGCCGCCGCGATCGCGATCGCCAGGCGCTGTCGGCGCGCGAGCCGTTCGCCAGCGAGGGCTGGGTGGTCTATCCGGACGGCCGGCGGGTGCTCTTCGATACCCTGCGCAGCGCCTTCCACGACGACCACGGCGAGCTGCTCGGGCTGGTCGGCGTGAGCCGCGACATCACCGCGCGCAAGGCCACCGAGGACGCACTGGGCCAGGCCCGCGACCTCGCCGAGCAGGCGGCGCGGCTGAAGAGCGAGTTCCTCGCCAACATGAGCCACGAGATCCGCACGCCGCTGAACATCATCATCGGCCTCTCGCACCTGCTCGAAGCGACCGCGCTGGACCCGCAGCAGCGCGACTACCTGGGCAAGATCCAGGGCTCCGGGCAGTACCTGCTGGAGCTCATCAGCGACATCCTCGACCTGTCGAAAGTGGAGGCCGGCCGCCTGGAGTTCGAGCGCATCGAGTTCGATTTCGAGCGCCTGCTCGGCGAGCTGGTCGACCTGTTCGCCATTCGCGCTGCCGGCAAGGGCCTGACCCTGCACTGCGAGCTCGACCCGAAGCTGCCGGCGCGGCTGATCGGCGACCCGCTACGCCTGCGGCAAATCCTGATGAACTACGGCAATAACGCGCTCAAGTTCACCGAGCGCGGCGAACTTGGCCTGGACGTACGCGTGGACATGGAGGCCGGCGACGAGGTGTGGATCTACTTCGGCGTCAGCGACACCGGTATTGGCCTCGAGCCGGCGCAGCAGGAGCGGCTGTTCGAGTCGTTCAGCCAGGCGGACAACTCCATCACCCGGCGCTACGGCGGTTCCGGCCTGGGCCTGGCGATCTGCAAGCGCCTGGCCGAGGCCATGGGCGGGGAGGTCGGGGTGAGCAGCGAGGCGGGCAAGGGCAGCCTGTTCTGGTGCCGCCTGCCGCTGGGCCGGGTGGACGACGCGCCGCGCCTGGACCCGCAGCAGGTCCAGCGCGAGCGGCCGGTCGCGCCGCCACCGCTGGCGGTCGAAGCGAGTGTTCCGGCGGCACCTGTGGACGATCAGGAGGTCGAACAGGTGGTCCGTCGCCTGGCGCACCTGCTGGCGGCCGACGATCCGCGCGCCGGAAGGTTGCTCGGCGAACGGGCAAGCCTGCTGCGCAGCGTCTTCAATGAGGGATACGACAGCCTGGCGGCGAGTGTTCGCCGCTTCGAATTCGAACGGGCACTGGAAAACCTGCTGATGCTGGCGCGGGAACGCCACATCCGCATCTGA
- a CDS encoding PA4780 family RIO1-like protein kinase, with translation MKTPKRLLPLIEDGLIDEVLRPLMSGKEAAVYVVRCGDELRCAKVYKEANKRSFRQAAEYQEGRKVRNSRQARAMAKGSKYGRKEQEDAWQNAEVAALFRLANAGVRVPKPYDFLDGVLLMEMIADEDGDAAPRLNDVEMEADVAREFHAFLIRQIAMMLCAGLVHGDLSEFNVLVGPDGPVIIDLPQAVDAAGNNHAFRMLERDVGNMAAYFGRFAPELKFTHYAKEMWALYEAGELQPDSELTGHFDDPEDEADVDSVLREIAEALREQERREAGRVAQDAAPSDEPPPPPWLQ, from the coding sequence ATGAAGACCCCAAAACGCTTGCTGCCGTTGATCGAGGACGGCCTGATCGACGAAGTGCTGCGGCCGCTGATGAGCGGCAAGGAAGCGGCGGTTTACGTAGTGCGCTGCGGCGACGAGCTGCGCTGCGCCAAGGTCTACAAGGAGGCGAACAAGCGCAGCTTCCGCCAGGCCGCCGAGTACCAGGAGGGCCGCAAGGTGCGCAACAGCCGGCAGGCGCGCGCCATGGCCAAGGGCTCCAAGTACGGCCGCAAGGAGCAGGAGGACGCCTGGCAGAACGCCGAGGTCGCCGCGCTGTTCCGCCTGGCCAACGCCGGGGTGCGCGTGCCCAAGCCGTACGACTTCCTCGACGGCGTGCTGCTGATGGAAATGATCGCCGATGAAGACGGCGACGCCGCGCCGCGCCTCAACGACGTGGAAATGGAGGCGGACGTTGCACGGGAATTCCACGCCTTCCTGATCCGCCAGATCGCCATGATGCTCTGCGCAGGCCTGGTGCACGGCGACCTGTCCGAGTTCAACGTGCTGGTCGGCCCGGACGGCCCGGTGATCATCGACCTGCCGCAGGCGGTGGATGCCGCCGGCAACAACCATGCCTTCCGCATGCTCGAACGGGACGTGGGCAACATGGCCGCGTACTTCGGGCGATTCGCTCCGGAGCTGAAGTTCACCCACTACGCCAAGGAAATGTGGGCGCTCTACGAGGCCGGCGAACTGCAGCCGGACTCGGAGCTGACCGGGCATTTCGACGATCCGGAAGACGAGGCCGATGTCGATTCGGTTCTGCGCGAGATCGCCGAAGCGCTGCGCGAGCAGGAGCGCCGCGAAGCCGGCCGGGTCGCCCAGGACGCCGCGCCGAGCGACGAGCCGCCGCCACCGCCGTGGCTGCAGTGA